One Cucumis sativus cultivar 9930 chromosome 1, Cucumber_9930_V3, whole genome shotgun sequence DNA segment encodes these proteins:
- the LOC101204037 gene encoding uncharacterized protein LOC101204037, translated as MEVTSFCSSSTRAASFIYSYPSTTTSRRKRPLHLHSMATEKPLPSAAKTVGSKKINTTVFPLGEKGPRSSISLSTSPPIKLLTRVEQLKLLSKAEKAGLLSAAEKAGLSLSSIEKLGLLSKAEELGVLSAATDPGTPGALLSLSLGLLLLGPSCVYLVPEDSVWEIVLQVAVALVSIVGGSAAFAASNLVSNLQRSN; from the exons ATGGAGGTCACTTCTTTCTGTAGCAGCAGCACCAGAGCAGCTTCCTTCATCTACTCATATCCTTCCACAACCACTTCAAGAAGAAAACGCcctcttcatcttcattcCATGGCTACCGAGAAACCTCTCCCCTCCGCCGCTAAAACCGTCGGCTCCAAGAAG ATCAACACCACGGTGTTCCCTCTCGGCGAGAAAGGCCCAAGGAGTAGCATCTCGCTCTCGACTTCACCGCCGATTAAGCTACTGACGAGGGTGGAGCAATTGAAGTTACTAAGCAAGGCGGAGAAGGCTGGGTTGCTATCTGCGGCGGAGAAGGCCGGGTTGTCTTTGTCTTCGATTGAGAAATTAGGACTTCTGTCGAAGGCTGAGGAATTGGGGGTTTTATCGGCAGCGACAGATCCAGGAACTCCCGGTGCGTTGCTGAGTTTAAGCTTAGGGCTGTTGTTATTAGGGCCTTCATGTGTGTATTTGGTGCCGGAAGATAGTGTTTGGGAAATCGTGTTGCAGGTGGCAGTGGCTCTGGTCTCCATCGTCGGCGGTTCCGCAGCTTTTGCCGCGTCGAATTTGGTCTCGAATTTGCAAAGATCGAATTGA
- the LOC101204927 gene encoding mitochondrial import receptor subunit TOM5 homolog produces the protein MADDSSSVKKVKNLLFSGTANSVETVKSFFNSQVYDEEKWALNMKLLRAAGMFAGSILLMRNYGDLMTI, from the exons ATGGCTGACGATTCTAGCTCGGTGAAGAAGGTGAAGAATCTTCTCTTTTCCGGTACGGCCAATTCCGTCGAGACTGTGAAATCCTTTTTCAATTCTCAGGTTTATGACGAAGAAAAGTGGGCCTTGAACATG AAATTACTTCGTGCTGCGGGGATGTTTGCAGGATCTATCCTTCTCATGCGGAATTATGGAGATCTGATGACAATATGA
- the LOC101202986 gene encoding protein LONGIFOLIA 1 → MAAKLLHSLADENPDLQKQIGCMTGILQLFDRQHVLSGRHMRHKRLPPGTSHLNIGSAVKEYNAFQREATDMSLNESFNEKQRFNKELSRASFSSCSSSLSSSDYNKTAPSQASSFDQILLSRTPSRDSIVNQSNTSPRVGRQHLDLRDVVKDSMYREARTLSVKTSTSEEPLSRSMKHRDSPRPVQLSQSADGASKVDTDWKQKMPVDLKESLLVLAKLRDAPWYYNEVVEHDRLSHEVKDGYLQSFSRDAPRFSYDGREVNRLSFESRDTIRSAPKFKDFPRLSLDSRESSIKGSKSGSNTTRNLKNLHSSDCSSENSSDPPRPSGSRKHPPSVVAKLMGLEALPGSPLASDAQAKGDPFVSSLDGANFIRPIRTDSPRNTLKGPTSPRWKNPDFVMKPIPNSKFPVEVAPWRQPDGTRGFDKSAMKHSKGLAGSSNPFPSVYSEIEKRLEDLEFKQSGKDLRALKQILDAMQSKGLLDTRKEEEPSATQRENEPKRESASVNSRLTSEQSRRKTQKAATTSRPDSSRCGESPIVIMKPAKLVEKSGIPASSVLQIDGLPGLPKLQKPSQGKKSPSGSRVVKDTSPENSHRDSGANSTKKKDNARNVRQTHTSSKPQHLPKENTVSSIKTTGSVSPRLQQKKTEQDKRSRPPTPPSDTNKTKWKSNRQGTESGSPVGRSRVKPSHVSQMDDQLSEVSNESRTLSNQGDDLSQISDSNLSLDSKTDIEVTSSELPADINGSHGLQMKTSKYSDSRSLENAELATPAPEHPSPVSILDASIYRDDEPSPSPVKQISKALKGNRTLGSGDCGEYQWSATENSVEPGLSTEINRKKLQNIDNLVQKLRRLNSHYDEAKTDYIASLCENTDPDNRYISEILLASGLLLRDLGSGLATFQLHPSGHPINPELFFVLEQTKTSSLLRKDDCSSLKVTDLKLNQEKSHRKLIFDAVNEILARELSVVAAIPEPWTTSKKLATKTLSAQKLLKELCSEIEQLQTKKPEEDESLDSILKEDMMQRSGSWTDFYGDVSNVVLDIERLVFKDLVDEIVYVEAAHLRAKSGRRRQLFT, encoded by the exons ATGGCTGCAAAGCTTCTGCATTCTTTAGCTGATGAAAATCCAGATCTACAGAAGCAAATAGGATGCATGACTGGGATCTTGCAGTTGTTTGATCGTCAGCATGTACTCAGTGGAAGACATATGAGACACAAGCGGCTTCCTCCTG GCACTTCTCATCTAAATATTGGCAGCGCAGTAAAAGAGTACAATGCCTTTCAGAGAGAGGCAACT GACATGTCCCTAAATGAGAGTTTCAATGAGAAACAAAGGTTTAATAAAGAACTATCGAGAgcttccttctcttcttgcTCGTCTTCCTTATCCTCCAGTGATTACAACAAAACAGCTCCGTCGCAAGCGTCCTCATTCGATCAGATACTTTTATCAAGAACGCCCTCAAGGGATTCTATAGTGAACCAGTCAAATACCTCTCCTCGTGTCGGGAGACAACATCTTGATCTTCGAGATGTTGTGAAGGATTCTATGTATAGGGAAGCCAGAACGTTATCAGTTAAGACATCTACTAGTGAGGAACCACTGAGTCGTTCTATGAAGCATAGAGACTCTCCAAGGCCTGTACAGCTATCCCAATCCGCAGATGGGGCTTCAAAGGTTGATACAGATTGGAAACAGAAGATGCCTGTTGATTTAAAGGAGTCTCTTCTGGTTCTTGCTAAACTTCGAGATGCACCATGGTATTATAATGAAGTTGTAGAACACGATCGGTTGTCTCACGAAGTAAAAGATGGATATTTGCAATCATTCTCTAGAGATGCTCCTCGGTTTTCATATGATGGGAGAGAGGTTAATCGATTATCCTTTGAATCGCGAGATACCATTCGGTCAGctccaaaatttaaagacttTCCAAGGCTCTCACTGGACAGCCGGGAGAGTTCAATTAAGGGTTCCAAATCTGGGTCAAATACAACTAGGAATTTGAAGAACTTGCACAGTAGTGATTGCTCTAGTGAAAATTCTTCTGATCCACCACGACCATCAGGATCTCGAAAGCATCCCCCTAGTGTTGTGGCAAAGTTAATGGGATTGGAAGCACTTCCAGGTTCCCCCTTGGCTAGTGATGCTCAGGCTAAAGGTGACCCCTTTGTTAGCTCACTGGATGGTGCAAACTTTATCAGGCCAATTAGAACTGACTCTCCTCGGAACACGTTGAAAGGCCCAACTTCACCAAGATGGAAGAATCCTGATTTTGTTATGAAACCTATACCAAATTCGAAGTTTCCTGTGGAAGTTGCACCATGGAGGCAGCCAGATGGAACTCGAGGCTTTGATAAATCTGCTATGAAGCATTCAAAAGGGTTAGCTGGATCGTCTAACCCGTTTCCTTCTGTTTAtagtgaaattgaaaaaagattgGAAGACTTGGAGTTTAAACAATCAGGGAAAGATCTTAGAGCACTAAAACAGATCCTTGACGCTATGCAATCAAAGGGGCTCTTGGATACTAGGAAGGAGGAGGAACCTTCTGCAACTCAAAGAGAGAATGAACCGAAACGGGAGAGCGCTAGTGTTAATTCTAGGTTGACCAGTGAACAAAGTCGGAGAAAAACCCAAAAGGCTGCAACAACTAGCAGGCCCGATTCTTCCAGGTGTGGGGAATCTCCAATTGTGATCATGAAACCAGCAAAACTTGTAGAAAAATCTGGAATCCCAGCTTCATCAGTTCTTCAAATTGATGGCCTTCCTGGTCTCCCGAAGCTTCAGAAACCCTCACAGGGTAAAAAGAGCCCCAGTGGTAGCCGAGTAGTTAAAGATACATCTCCGGAAAACAGTCACAGGGACTCCGGTGCAAATTCcaccaaaaagaaagataatgcAAGAAACGTTAGACAAACCCATACTTCTTCTAAGCCTCAACATTTACCTAAGGAAAACACAGTAAGCTCAATAAAAACCACAGGGTCCGTGAGCCCAAGACTGCAACAGAAGAAAACTGAGCAAGACAAACGATCTCGACCACCAACTCCTCCATCTGAcacaaacaaaaccaaatgGAAATCCAACAGACAGGGAACTGAATCTGGTTCTCCTGTTGGAAGATCGAGAGTGAAACCATCCCATGTCTCCCAAATGGATGACCAATTGAGTGAAGTAAGCAATGAGTCAAGAACTTTGAGCAACCAGGGGGATGACTTATCTCAAATATCTGACAGTAATTTATCCTTGGACTCAAAGACAGATATTGAAGTCACCAGCAGTGAACTTCCTGCTGACATTAATGGCAGTCATGGTTTACAAATGAAGACTTCAAAGTACTCAGATTCTCGTTCATTGGAAAAT GCAGAACTTGCTACTCCTGCTCCTGAACACCCTAGTCCAGTCTCCATTCTTGATGCTTCTATATATAGGGACGACGAACCTTCTCCATCTCCTGTTAAGCAGATATCAAAGGCCCTTAAAG GCAATAGGACTTTAGGCTCTGGAGATTGTGGTGAATACCAATGGAGTGCCACAGAAAACAGTGTGGAGCCCGGTCTTAGCACAGAAATTAACCGCAAGAAACTGCAAAACATTGACAACTTGGTTCAGAAGCTCAGGCGCCTGAACTCTCACTATGATGAAGCAAAAACAGATTACATTGCATCATTATGTGAGAATACTGATCCAGATAACAGATACATATCCGAAATATTGTTAGCTTCTGGCCTCTTACTCCGGGACCTTGGCTCAGGCTTAGCAACATTTCAACTCCATCCATCTGGTCATCCAATCAACCCCGAGTTGTTCTTCGTCTTGGAGCAAACCAAGACAAGCAGTTTGTTAAGAAAGGACGACTGTAGCTCTTTGAAAGTTACAGATTTAAAACTGAACCAAGAGAAATCTCATCGCAAGCTCATTTTTGATGCCGTGAATGAGATTCTTGCTAGAGAATTGTCTGTTGTTGCTGCAATACCCGAGCCTTGGACAACATCCAAAAAACTAGCAACTAAAACTCTTAGTGCTCAAAAGCTTCTGAAGGAGCTATGTTCTGAAATAGAACAGCTCCAAACAAAGAAACCGGAGGAGGATGAGAGTTTGGATAGTATCTTAAAGGAAGACATGATGCAAAGATCTGGAAGTTGGACTGATTTCTATGGTGACGTCTCCAACGTTGTCTTAGATATTGAAAGATTGGTCTTCAAAGACTTAGTCGATGAAATCGTATATGTCGAGGCTGCTCATTTACGCGCCAAGTCAGGCAGACGAAGACAGTTATTTACTTga
- the LOC101204687 gene encoding transcription factor TCP5, with protein sequence MISKLKEEGAHDEAKQRKGKMKKARTCSRQGQFLRGNPRIFRVSPFFGGKDRHSKVCTIKGLRDRRIRLSIPTAIQLYDLQNKLGLSQPSKVIDWLIDVTRFEIDKLPPLPFPKDFDPNASILHHSDIGDAAFKAKNEETDHTLLVQTNDINGVCSHFEPPTFPFPFMDDQTNSAPFSF encoded by the coding sequence atgatctcaaaattaaaggaaGAAGGTGCTCATGATGAAGCAAAACAAAGGAAggggaaaatgaagaaagcaAGAACGTGTTCAAGACAAGGGCAATTTCTAAGAGGCAATCCAAGAATTTTTAGGGTTTCACCATTTTTTGGAGGTAAAGATAGGCACAGCAAAGTTTGTACAATAAAAGGGTTAAGAGATAGAAGGATTAGGCTTTCAATTCCAACAGCAATTCAACTTTATGATTTGCAAAACAAACTTGGTTTAAGCCAACCCAGCAAAGTCATTGATTGGCTTATTGATGTCACAAGGTTTGAAATTGATAAGCTCCCACCACTCCCTTTTCCAAAAGATTTTGACCCAAATGCTTCAATTCTTCATCATTCTGATATTGGAGATGCTGCTTTCAAGgccaaaaatgaagaaactgATCACACACTTTTGGTTCAAACCAATGACATTAATGGAGTCTGTTCCCATTTTGAACCTCCAACCTTTCCATTCCCCTTCATGGACGATCAGACTAATTCAGCCCCATTTTCCTTCTGA
- the LOC101204278 gene encoding uncharacterized protein LOC101204278, translating into TSLPFTMAKAASSLLQTLRRYIKKPWEITGPCADPEYRSAVPSALEYRVVCPATIKEKAIIPTSNPETVFDIKYYTRDQRRNRPPIRRTILKKPDVEKMMKEIKFDPADFPKVYLTAAIEEDMNTHGGGYQK; encoded by the coding sequence ACTTCGCTGCCGTTCACCATGGCGAAAGCTGCTTCTTCTTTATTGCAAACCCTAAGGCGCTACATTAAGAAACCTTGGGAGATCACTGGCCCGTGTGCAGATCCAGAGTACAGATCAGCGGTTCCGAGCGCTTTAGAGTACAGGGTCGTTTGCCCCGCCACCATAAAGGAGAAAGCCATTATCCCTACATCCAATCCCGAAACCGTTTTTGACATTAAGTATTACACTCGCGACCAGCGTCGGAATCGCCCTCCGATTCGACGCACCATCCTCAAGAAACCCGACGTCGAGAAGATGATGAAGGAGATCAAATTCGACCCTGCTGACTTCCCCAAAGTTTATCTCACTGCCGCGATTGAGGAGGATATGAATACCCATGGGGGTGGTTATCAGAAGTAG